One part of the Pecten maximus chromosome 1, xPecMax1.1, whole genome shotgun sequence genome encodes these proteins:
- the LOC117327172 gene encoding glutathione hydrolase-like YwrD proenzyme produces the protein MSVSHYNSRRSAVVCQNGCVASSQPLASQAGIDILKAGGNAADAAVAMAAALNVTEPCSTGIGGDAFCLFYDAKTKKVNAVNGSGRAPAELTLDLLHKQGYNSTHPFPVQHGHAVTVPGAAATWVDTVDRFGSGKLSLAQILQPAVNLAEGGYPVQQITAFLWNKGVDSLLTPKNQHGCDLLVDGKAPVNGQVIRLPHLAQTFRELGTLGKKGFYEGRIAKAIVDVVGKFGGVMTMDDLQSHVTTYEDPINTDYRGYRLWEIPPNGHGMAALIALNVLEDYNLKNLGPNSAEYLHLVIEALKLGFADTTWYCADPSKVDVPLSTLLSKDYAANRRQLIHTNSTMKNVKKGDVNIGPDTVYFTTADSEGNACSFINSNFMGFGSAIVPEGCGFTLQNRGSGFSLDPAHPNVIAPNKRPYHTIIPAMVTDSKTGELVMSYGVMGGYMQPQGHVQVLLNMLEFGMNPQQALDQPRICIGGGYGYDESYVSVEDGISAETVQGLADKGHKVRGPLVATERSLFGKGQAITVGTFWDKSFIAQQKDGRVYWCGSDPRADGMAIGF, from the exons ATGTCGGTATCCCACTACAACTCCAGGAGGTCAGCCGTCGTGTGTCAAAATGGCTGTGTGGCCAGTAGTCAGCCTCTGGCCAGTCAGGCGGGGATAG ATATTCTCAAAGCAGGCGGAAATGCTGCTGACGCAGCAGTTGCCATGGCAGCAGCCTTGAATGTCACCGAGCCATGCTCTACGGGTATTGGTGGCGATGCATTCTGTCTCTTCTACGACGCCAAAACCAAAAAGGTTAATGCTGTCAATGGCAG TGGCCGAGCTCCCGCCGAGTTGACCCTTGATCTTCTACACAAACAGGGCTACAACTCTACTCACCCCTTCCCCGTGCAGCATGGTCACGCCGTGACGGTTCCTGGTGCTGCAGCCACATGGGTTGACACGGTCGATCGATTCGGAAGTGGAAAG TTAAGTCTAGCACAGATACTACAGCCCGCCGTGAACCTAGCAGAGGGTGGCTACCCTGTCCAGCAGATAACGGCATTCCTGTGGAACAAAG GCGTCGATTCCTTACTGACTCCTAAAAACCAGCATGGCTGTGATTTACTTGTTGATGGTAAGGCTCCTGTGAACGGCCAGGTTATTCGACTCCCTCACCTTGCTCAGACATTCAGG GAACTAGGTACTCTAGGTAAGAAAGGCTTCTATGAAGGGAGGATAGCAAAAGCCATCGTCGACGTTGTTGGGAAGTTTGGAGGCGTTATGACTATGGACGATTTACAGAGTCACGTGACGACATATGAGGATCCAATTAACACCGATTATCGTGGttatcgtctatgggaaatccCCCCGAACGGACACGGAATGGCTGCCCTGATAGCGCTCAACGTCCTGGAGGATTACAATCTCAAGA ACCTTGGTCCTAACTCTGCAGAATATCTTCATCTTGTTATTGAAGCGTTGAAACTCGGATTTGCAGATACCACTTGGTACTGTGCTGATCCGTCTAAAGTAGACGTACCACTCTCTACCTTACTGTCGAAAGACTACGCAGCAAACAGAAGACAGCTCATACATACCAACAG TACTATGAAGAATGTGAAGAAAGGAGACGTAAACATCGGCCCCGACACTGTCTACTTTACTACAGCAGACTCAGAAGGCAACGCTTGCTCCTTTATCAACAGCAATTTCATGGGGTTCGGGTCGGCCATTGTCCCTGAGGGGTGTGGTTTTACATTACAG AACAGAGGGAGTGGATTTTCCTTGGACCCTGCACATCCGAATGTAATCGCCCCCAATAAACGGCCATATCACACCATCATTCCCGCCATGGTGACTGACTCAAAAACAG GTGAATTGGTAATGAGCTACGGCGTTATGGGGGGTTACATGCAGCCGCAAGGTCACGTGCAGGTGCTGCTTAATATGTTGGAGTTTGGAATGAACCCACAGCAGGCTTTAGACCAGCCAAGAATTTGTATCGGAGGAGGATACGG GTACGACGAGAGTTATGTGTCGGTGGAGGATGGCATTTCTGCTGAGACTGTGCAGGGTTTGGCTGACAAAGGTCATAAAGTGCGCGGTCCGCTAGTCGCAACCGAGCGCTCTCTTTTCGGAAAAGGACAGGCCATCACTGTTGGAACTTTCTGGGATAAATCTTTTATTGCTCAACAAAAAGATGGACGTGTATACTGGTGTGGATCGGACCCAAGGGCCGATGGAATGGCAATAGGCTTTTGA
- the LOC117332718 gene encoding RYamide receptor-like codes for MTYSIPEAFQFTLLAMYAVTSIVVLLGNGMVCYTAFKIHSFRTVTNFFIVSLALTDIIMTVSCVPFSILSNLFFHYWPFWDVLCPIVVFAQLVSVLLRSFMLVAMTCDRYHVARHPMKPRLLTKCRAKLLVVLIGALSCLISLPTFIYSKIIYMPYEPGSRGLCLELWPDEYIRSIYGVCIMLIQYFVPLIIMAVTYIHIGIIVWIKQTPGETYPLREQRIAVSKKKTIRMIIVVVIAYLLAWLPLHVITIVGDLDQSIFDVNYIHMTWLTAHWLAFSNSGVNPVIYFWMNSKFRQSSLLCFYTVCCRKKHSFRRSSLCKFNGNSRDCVARRDTDMSLMPYT; via the exons ATGACATACAGCATTCCGGAGGCATTTCAGTTCACCTTGCTGGCCATGTATGCCGTCACCTCCATCGTCGTCCTTCTGGGAAATGGAATGGTTTGTTACACAGCTTTTAAAATCCATAGCTTTCGAACTGTGACTAATTTTTTCATCGTTAGTCTTGCCTTAACAGATATCATCATGACAGTATCGTGTGTACCATTCTCTATTCTCAGTAAtctattttttcattattgGCCTTTTTGGGACGTTTTATGTCCCATTGTCGTTTTCGCGCAATTGGTCAGTGTCTTGCTAAGATCGTTTATGCTGGTCGCTATGACTTGTGATAGATATCACGTGGCCAGACATCCTATGAAGCCACGTCTTCTGACAAAGTGTCGGGCCAAATTACTGGTGGTGCTCATCGGTGCCTTATCCTGTTTGATATCACTTCCTACCTTTATATACtcaaaaataatatacatgCCGTACGAGCCTGGATCCCGAGGTCTCTGTTTAGAGCTATGGCCGGACGAATACATTAGGAGCATTTATGGAGTTTGTATCATGTTGATTCAGTATTTTGTTCCATTGATCATCATGGCGGTCACCTATATACACATTGGAATTATTGTCTGGATAAAGCAAACTCCGGGGGAGACATATCCTCTAAGAGAGCAACGCATCGCTGTGTCCAAAAAGAAG acaATCAGAATGATCATTGTTGTCGTGATCGCTTACCTGTTGGCATGGCTACCACTCCACGTGATCACCATTGTTGGGGACCTGGACCAATctatatttgatgtaaattacATTCATATGACCTGGCTGACGGCTCATTGGTTGGCATTTAGCAACTCGGGTGTTAATCCTGTTATATACTTTTGGATGAATTCGAAGTTTCGTCAAAGTTctttattatgtttttatacAGTATGCTGTCGTAAAAAACATTCGTTTCGAAGATCATCCCTCTGTAAATTCAACGGTAATAGCAGAGACTGTGTCGCGCGACGGGATACAGATATGAGTTTAATGCCATACACCTGA